A window of Phacochoerus africanus isolate WHEZ1 chromosome 11, ROS_Pafr_v1, whole genome shotgun sequence genomic DNA:
CAGTGTGACTTCATAGTTTTCAGTCTTAGCTACGATGCTATTCTATTTCCCAGTAAATAGTGTGTCAAAGTTTATTCATCAATATGGCCTGTCAAGTTATTTACTAACTGAATGAACTCAAATTATCAAGTACTTTCCCCTCTTTTTCTACAAGGAAGAAAATTCAATACACATAATTAGAAACTTAAGAGCACTGGAAAGTGACGAGAACTAGTTTGACAGAAACAGAAGCTCTTTATGGGTACAGGTGCTAGGGTTTTCTCCTCCAGAATTCTGATGTTTAAAATGATGCATATTTGTTTTAGATCTAACAACTATTCTCTGCTCAAGTAGTATCCAAGAATTAATTTGCATGCTAATTTAAATTCTACCAGGATTATGTATAATTCTCCTTTTCCTCATTATAGAGACCTATGCTTGCTATCTGTAGGGGATGGAGCAGATAAACTCTCATTTATGTCATTTGCATCTGGCAAACCTGTGTCAGAATACTTCCAAGGACCAACTCCTAAGAAATGAAGTGCCTAGatattttgtagaaaaaaattgtacatcTGGGATTTTTCTGGAGCTGTTTTACTGTTTAAAATACAGGGTTTATAGTATAATCAACCACCACCCAAACACCTGCCAGTTTTATGTTGTTTGAAGAAAATTGGTAATATGAATATTTTGCTTGTTCAGTTATTAATTAGTCAGCCTCTCAGACACCAATAGCAATAAAGTCCTTTTCAAATTTAGCAATGAGCTTGTAAAGGATTATAAAGAATTAGAACTTTTCCATATTTGATGTTTTCCCAAAACTGTATTTCTGGACATACTTTTTCCTTAGGGTCCCCAAGCAGAAGCAAGAAAAGGGGTACTGGCAGAAGGCTCCCTGACAGGGCAGAGGCGGACCCTTCCAGCAGAATTCCCTCCTGCCAGGAATCTCAGCAAAGGTAGCCCTGAGAAGGGGTGACATAAAATGTTGGTTAGGGATCTGTTTTAGGCATTCGtaaaaaagaactgcaaaataGGAAATGCTGCATAATGCAGTGATGAGAATCACTTTTACATCATTCCAAACCCCTTTCCTGAAATCTTCCCCTCCTTGGTAACAGCCAACATTGAAACAATGTTTTAATACTTTACAAAGTACTTTCATATAATAGCCAAACCTTAATACTGAAATTCATGCTTCTCTTGCCATCATTGCTTTTTCCCTAAGGCTTTAATCCCACATATTTCTGCTGTTGACTTTCTTCTGTTTCCACCTTCCAGTCATTTTTTCAGccttctaccccccccccccccgctgtttttttgcaattttaattaTTGACAATGATTTTTGAGTTTCCCTGAGCCCTGATGTTACGTAGTTGAGAGTACACAGTTAAATAATTCTTGAAAAACATATCAATGTCTAATTGTCTGAGAGAAATTTCTCCTTAGAGGTCACATCATTACTTCAAACTTACTGTCTTGCTCTGAAATTAATTCCCTTTTCAGATGTGTTGTGTCCATTAATGATCAGGAGAGCTAGCATTTATTAAGTGATTATCATCTGTCAGGCACTTTCCAATACATTATCTTCCTCTCACAACAATCCgatgaaataaatgatttaatgaaGAAACAGGCTCCAAAACACAGAGCAAGTGAAGGAAtggagatttgaacccaggtcaagTAACTCAATCCAGTGTCCCTTACCTCACACCTCAGATTTGTCTCTCACATGCTGTCACTTAACCCCTTCACCTCTGGTATCTTTTCAGTCACGTAGAGGCCCAGATGACCACAAATAGAGCCAGAAAACATAGGCCTAAATTGATAGGTAATTAGAGATGAACAAAAAGGACAGCAAATTCAGCATAAAGTTAATGGATTTATaggtaaaattaaagaaattttttgaaaCTACAGCCATGATTTATCTCATTTGTTTGAAGCAAGtcctaaaataatacaaatatgttAAGCTTCCTTAAGTTTGTTCTGAGTTTTCAGAACCGATTCTCAGAGTCtatgaagagagagggaaagagagagagaaaaacttgaACAAAGAAGTCACAAAGTCaattaatatatttcattaaaaattttatttttggagtccATAAATGGTCAAATTCCAAAATAATACCAATACAgagcatttaatattttattatctctttATACTTAGCAGTCcacttttgcattttgttttcgATAAACAAACACACTGGATTAAAGTAACAATACTCTTAACCCTAAATTCAATGCTTGGGTATGTCCAATATTTATTCTAAGCAGCACATAATAAAGCAGAGGCAATTAATTTTCttgaacattttatttccatattaaGCTCAGCAATTGCTTTAGCTTCACATTATTCTGTAATGTACTGGTACACCTCTGTTTTGGACCCTATTAGAAGAAATAATGCCAAAATAACAAGTTTTATTTAAGAATGAGGTCCTTGGGCAGAGAAGAAAGAGGCGTCctatcattaaaaattattaaaattgcaCGTAAAAAGAAATAAGCCCTACAGTTTTTAACCaaataaaggagaagagagggagagtaCATCACTGGGGGCAATGACAGTTCAGGAAAATACATTTACCATCCATCACACACTTGCTCACCACTTCAAGTGCCCGATGTCAGGCTCTCAAGGCATTCTGTTATTCTCCCACTAAGTTTCTTTACATGGAACAGAAACCTACATTTATGGTAATGACAAAATACTATACTGCTATTTAATCTGACAGTaaaaaacagggaagaaaaatgtTAGGGCCAGACTGACCTCAGACTAGCTTAATACCCCTGAAAATAGGGGCAAAAAAGGAATCATTAAGAAACAGTATTCAACGAGCACTGTATTATCTAATGTGACTTACAAAACAAGTAAAATTCAATAATCTTCAATGGAAAAAGCCACAGTATTTGAAAGTTAGGAATGTTTAGATGCTGATTTTTTACCAAAGTGGTACTCCAAGCCTAAGTTGGAACAAATTCCAAACTCACACTTACTTGCATCACCTCAGTTTAATAATccaataaatgacaaaaaagacaaacaaggaaAACAGCATCATATAACACAGCAGCTTTGTTTGGCTCCCTCTGGATAAAATCTTCAGTTTTCCCATAGTTTTACCTAGAAATCCAGTTGTAGAATCAAACTGTGAATCCtatgaggagaaaaggaaaacaaaatatagtagTTAGATTCTAATATTCTACATATGCACATGTAAGGAATTTAATATATTGTTATTAGAAcacatttttaatgacattttctgTGTTTAATTAATTCAAGAGCCTGTTTATAACTTAGATAATCAGTCTGATTATGCAAAATAGAGtaattttctcaataaataaaaagctcTTTCATtatccagtaaatattttttccagctcCAGAGTAATTCAAAATTCCCAAGTATTTAGATCTTACTCTAATTATGTGGATGAAAAAGCATTAACAATAAAAGCAAGTAGTTCATCTACCCACATGGGTTTTTTCCCACTTATTGGTAGGGCATTGCTCTTCAAGGTCAAATGGCTAGCTGCTTCCAAGTACAGCAATTCATCCAAAATTAAACATGGTTAGCAGCTAAACATACCTTTACTTTTAGATCCTTTTTTCAGGTAGCTGACGTTGAAAGTCAGCAGAGTCTATTAACAGGTAACAGAATATTCTAGAGGTGGTAAAATGTGGCAAAGATGGCAAATATGGATGGGGAAAAACCACCACATTAAAACATAGCTGAAAAAGTCCTTAAGAGGACCAGGTATGGATTAGAAACACTGCCCTTTCAAATAAATCTTAACATCCTGGCATAATGACAACCTTTGTACAGCTCAGGTTCTATGTAGTTCAAGCACCTTAGATCTATGGTTCCTTACTGGGGTTATGTATCAGAAGCATCTGAGatgcttttttcaaaatatagacaACTAGGTACTTGCCCCTAAAATTCTGAATCAGTGTGTTGGtttgtttattcatccattcattctttttagggccatatctgtggcatacagaggttcctgcTGGCCCAGaatgagaactcctgaatcaGTATATTTAGAGTGAGAACCAtgcataaatattttcagaaagttCCTCAAGTGATCCTAATGCACAACCTTTGCAAGGAGATTGCTTTTAGtgcaatatacatttttaaatagtataaattttaaaagcatgtgaGGAAACTAGGGAAGGTCCACAGGAGTTTGACATCCAAAATAACATTAGAGAATGGAAAGCGCCTCTAACAAGAAATGGTATATGTTATTGAGCTTGTTTAGACTCCAGATAAAAGACTTGGAGATGTTACTATGTTCACATCTTATTGACTTGTTCCAAGTGATCCTCAGGAAATCAAGCAAAAGAAAGAGGTTTACATTAAGTGAAAGTCATTTTGTTGGTTGGATATAAAGAACTTTTGATTACTTGGCAGTCTCCATCCACTGAGATCTTTAAGAAAGCTCAAAACAGAGATTTTTCCTGAGTCTAATTCTGTTTCTAAACACAGGATTAAAGAATACATGGgcttccacctcctcctcctgcttaTATGTGTTAGGCaagatgaaaaatgtaaaaatatggcaaaaaaaaatcttagatctATTCCAAACCAAATTTGAGACTATCAGATGAAGTTTCCTAACGTTAAAATCATAATCACTTACCATTTCagctaataatttattttgatgtttaacTTCATGGCCTATTTCAATGGAAAGCTATAAAGAAGAAAGCATATACATTTTTGCTTATATAAATGTTTTAGGTATTATGAAGTAAAAACAATGATGTCATTTGAAGCATaaacattttctcaaataaagtcatattctaaaaatataaaatatactgtcttcttttgatatttttcccactgaaattaatggaaaataaatttagaatttctATTCCTTTCCCACTATGGACATTGTCTCCCTGTTCTTCATTTTGATTTCATCTAATGTTTAAGTCTATCTTTCAATTTTGGTACATACTTCTCTCTGGTTCTCTTATCCTTACATTCTTGCTCTCTTTACATTATTAATACAACAGCacttatttgcatatttatttgtttacattttaaaaatgcatacaaGTTCCCATATTATCAATTCAaatccagatataagtaataccTTCCTAAAGAAATGTgacaatattttgaatatatatttaaattaattatttattagatTCTAAAggtattttctttaaagtatg
This region includes:
- the BET1 gene encoding BET1 homolog, whose amino-acid sequence is MRRAGLGEGVPPGNYGNYGYPNSGYSACEEENERLTESLRNKVTAIKSLSIEIGHEVKHQNKLLAEMDSQFDSTTGFLGKTMGKLKILSRGSQTKLLCYMMLFSLFVFFVIYWIIKLR